The genomic interval GTCCGCATAAACCTGACCTCATTAACCGACCGCGAGTTTGCCGACAGGTTGAAATCCGAATCCGACACCATTGCCGCGGAGGCGGATGAAATCGCGGCTCAAATCAGAAGGCTGGTTGAGGCCAGGATTTAGTACATGCCGAGTTGCATCGATCTCCACTTGCATACCAGCAGGTCCGACGGAGTTCTTTCTCCCCGCGAGCTTCTGGAAGAGGTCCGCGCGCGCAAGTTGGTGGCATTCGCGGTGGTCGATCATGACACCATAGACGGATATCGGGAACTGGCGGACCTGATTGTGCCCGGTGATCCGGAACTGGTGTCCGGGTTGGAGTTGTCAGTAGCTACCGGCAACGGCGATATGCATCTGCTGGCGTACTTGTTTGATTCTGATCATCAGGAGCTGGCCGAGACGCTCGAAACTTTCCGCGAGGCACGGAACCTGAGGGGGCGTCAGATGGTTGAAAGGCTGAACCAGCAGGGTCTTAGGCTCCCTTTCGAGACGGTTCTCGAAGCCGCGGGCGGCTCGGCAATCGGACGGCCCCATATCGCCGAAGCGCTGGTGAAAAACGGTTTGGCCTCCAGTATCGAAGAGACCTTTCGAAAGTATATCGGCAACAACTGTCCGGCATATATTCCAAAGAGCATGATACGTCCCCCCGAAGCCATCGCCCTTATCCATCGCGCCGGCGGTGTGGCGGTGCTGGCGCATCCGTACATTAATGACATGCACCGTCATGTCCCATCTCTTGTGAGGCTCGGGCTGGACGGTCTGGAGATACATCATTATTCGCATGACAAGCAGCAGGTGCAGGAGCTAAAGCGGCTGGCCCAAAAGCATGGGTTGCTTTTGAGCGGCGGCTCTGACTTTCATGGCCGCCAGGAACACGAGGGGGATATAGGGGCCGATTCGGTGCCGGTCGAATACCTGGAGAAATTGAAAAGTCGCGCCCTGGAAATACGAGGTGGAATTTGAAAACGTCGATGTGGTTTGGGTTGGCAGTGAGTGTGACTCTGGCGACTACGGGCGTTGCCGATGAGCTATCACTGGAGCGCCAGCGGGAGATTATCGAACGGTACATGTACGTCACCGGACAAAGTGCCGCCCGCCCGGCAGCCCAGTCTGATGACGAAACGACCGCATATCCTGAGAAATGCGGCACACCGGCTATCCTCGAATTCCAGCGCAACCGGGAGTTCCTTGATCCGCGGCTGATGGCCGCTCTGGGAGTAGAGGACGAACCGCGGCCGGTAACCCAGGCTTCGTACGGTATCCCCGGCGGAAATACC from Candidatus Zixiibacteriota bacterium carries:
- a CDS encoding PHP domain-containing protein, yielding MPSCIDLHLHTSRSDGVLSPRELLEEVRARKLVAFAVVDHDTIDGYRELADLIVPGDPELVSGLELSVATGNGDMHLLAYLFDSDHQELAETLETFREARNLRGRQMVERLNQQGLRLPFETVLEAAGGSAIGRPHIAEALVKNGLASSIEETFRKYIGNNCPAYIPKSMIRPPEAIALIHRAGGVAVLAHPYINDMHRHVPSLVRLGLDGLEIHHYSHDKQQVQELKRLAQKHGLLLSGGSDFHGRQEHEGDIGADSVPVEYLEKLKSRALEIRGGI